Part of the Bdellovibrionales bacterium genome is shown below.
TCATTGGTATATTCCTGGGATATTTGGAGGGCTTTGGCTCACTCTGAAATATATGATCAGAAATCTCTTTCATAAAAAGGGGATGCCAACGATCAATTATCCTGAGGAAGTTTATGAATACAGTCCGCGCTTTAAGGGCAATCACGTGCTGACAGTCAAAAAGGACGGTTCCTTGCGGTGCACAGCTTGCATGTTGTGTGCAACCAATTGCCCAGCACAATGTATTTCAATTCAAGCAGCTGAACATGAGGACCCCACAGTAGAAAAATACCCTGTGAAGTACGAAATTGACATTTTGAGGTGCGT
Proteins encoded:
- a CDS encoding NADH-quinone oxidoreductase subunit I translates to MSIVKKPGALSHWYIPGIFGGLWLTLKYMIRNLFHKKGMPTINYPEEVYEYSPRFKGNHVLTVKKDGSLRCTACMLCATNCPAQCISIQAAEHEDPTVEKYPVKYEIDILRCVFCGFCEEACPVDAVRMGPEWQTAGLNGSSFIYDIQQLAYRPQLRGGIISRVDDEERHKFGI